In the genome of Anaerolineaceae bacterium oral taxon 439, the window TTAGCCGATTCAATCGGATCGTCCCAGTTCCCCGACAATTTGCAGATAACGGGAATGCTGACATGCGCCTTTGTAAAATCCAACATCGGAAGCAAAGTCTCTTCACGATAAGAAACCAGTTCGATCATATGCGAACCGGCTTTTTCGACCTCCCCAACAATGGCTTTTGCTTCCTTTAACGTATGCCCCACACTGGCAATAACTGTAGCGCCTGAAGCAACTGTCCGGGGAATTTCGACTTCACACCACTGTTCGGACGGAATATCAGCCCATTTCTCAGCATTCAGCAAACTATTTTGACCAAATCTGGCGATATGCCCTATCGGATTTATAGCAGGACTTAGCCGTATCGTCTTCGTAACGACAGCGCCCGCGCCAGCCTGATGCCCTTTGATCATTCCCTCGGCGCTGTAGCATAACGGTCCGGAAGTTAAAATAAAGGGACTTTGCAGCTTCCGCTTACAAAACTCGATCTCAATCCGATTTCCGTTAACTTCATTGTCCTTCATTTCCCTTCCCTCCAGAAAGTTCGCATACTTCAGGCTTACTAAAAGGTTCCCAAGGTAACGGCCTGCCGCCGGAATCGGAGACCATACCCCTATCCCTTCTCTCAGGCTCAGCTTGATTCGCATGCTGAGCTACATCATAGATAGCGTCTATGATTTGCTTATAACCCGTACAACGACAGAGATTCCCCGATAACGCAGTTTTGATCTCGTCGTAGGTCGGGTTGGGATTTTCCTTCAGCAGCGCGGTCGCGCTCATCACAAACCCTGGCGTACAAAATCCGCACTGAATCGCCTGATGCTCTATGATTGCCCGCTGCACAGGGCTTAGAGAGTCCGGAGAAGATATCCCTTCAATCGTCACCACTTCGCGCCCCTCACAGCTGCCGATCAACATCAGACAGGAAGTTACGGCTTTATTATCCACAATAACCGTACAAGCACCGCACTCGCCCACAGAACATCCTTCTTTAGTACCCGTCAGATGAAAATCATCACGCAGTACATCCAGAAGCCTTCGGTTAGCTTTTGTCAATACTGTCACGTCTTCACCGTTCAGCCGGAAACGAACTTCAATTTTTTCACTCATGATTGGTCCTCCGCGTCATAAACAGCCGCGCACAGCGCACGTTCAGCCAAAACAGTCAAGGCTGGCTCTTTATATGCAGAAGACCATCTCCTGCCATTCTCCTCCAGCATCTGCTCAGAGACCTGAGCTGCCGTCTTGCTGATCAGGGCTCTGGACGGCTTCTGCCCGCAAAGCAAGCGTTCCGCCCGCTGATAGCGCTTCACACGTCTCCCGACACACCCAGGAACAATCATGGCGTTTTGTATACTGCCGTCCCGTTGAAAATCAAGAACCACGGCTACGGAAAGTCTCGATATGGCGAGAGCTCTCCTTCTCCCCAGCTTCACGAATGACGATCTTTCGCTCGGCAATAATTTCCGGACTTCAACCGCTATTACAAACTCCCCTGCATCAAGTCTCGGGACACCCATATCATCGTAAAAATCAGAAAGGCGCATCCTTCGTTCACACTTATACCCATGAATCAGCAGTTCAGCATCCCCAGCCAGCAAAGGAGGCAGAGGATCGGATGCCGGCGATGCATTACAGATAGCACCGCCAACAGTTCCCATATTCCTGATCTGAGGAGATCCCACTAATGAGCAAGCTTTTGATAAAAAAGGAAAGTACTGACGAACAAGAGAAGAACACTCAATCATCGTATGCGTACATAAAGCGCCTATCCTTAATGCATTTCCAACGTCCTCAATTCGAGACAATTCCGCCTGAAAAGGATGCAGATCGACGACGGCTTCCAGCTCATCCCACCGCCTGTTTTTTTCATGCAGCTGAACCAAAAGATCCGTCCCGCCAGCGAGAATACAGGCATGTGGATGATGAACAAACAGCACCCGGCTGACCTCTTCCAAATTTTGAGCTTTGATAAAAGTGAAATCTTTCATTCTGGCCTGAGATTATTTAATGGGTTTCCTCAATTTCCGTCCTAACAGAATCGTCTCCAAATCACATGGATTCTCTCTGACCCGGCGGCCGGTAGCGTTGTAAACCGCATTGGCAATCGCCGCGGCAACCCCTTCCGTTGCGGGCTCGCCAACGCTCTTAGCCCCATAAGCGCCGTTCGGATCCTCGCATTCAAAAATATTAACCTTCATTTCCGGAATATCCATCGCGGTAGGGATCAGGTAAGTATCGAGATTTTCAGATGTAACTTTTCCGCGATCCAGCGTTACTTCTTCCATAACGCCATAGCCCTGACCCATTACAATACCACCAAAAACCTGTCCTTGAATTAATGCCGGATTGATAGCCGTACCGACATCATGGCTAGACGTTACTTTTTGAACCTCGACGTAACCCGTCCGCATATCCACTTCAACTTCCGCAACAATACAACCATAAGCAAAAGTCGGGAAAGCTTTCCCCTGTCCGGTTTCATGGTCCTGCGTCATATCATCCGGCTGAAACCAGTTATAAACTGAAAGCTGACGCCCTGCCCAAAGACAAGGGAGCGTTACCTCCTGAATATCAAATTTAACGCCCGGATATCGCGTAAAATAAAACATACTGTTTTGTAGTTCGATATCGTCAACTGTAAAATCCTGATATGTGAGCGAACAATGGGGAAGTCCTGTTTCTTCCTCAACTTTTCTTAAAGACAGGAGTTTCATATCGTATGCATGACGGATCAGGAGTTTTTTCATCTCCTGCCCCGCGCGTTTAACGGACTGAGAGCCCATTATTGTACCGCGAGAAGCAACGGTCATGCCGCAGTCCGGAATAGAATGGCTGTCAACTCCGTAAAAAGAAATACTATCAAATTTCAATCCGGATGCTTCTGCTGCAATTTGGACAAATGCGGTTTTTAATCCCTGACCATTTTCCGCCAACCCTGAATTAATCGTTGCGGAACCGTCTTCATTAACGATGAAAAAACAGCCGCCTGCGTCGGGCGATTCTCCGCCAAGGCCACAGCCCCGATGAGTAATCGCCATTCCGATTCCTTTTTTATATTCAGCGTCCGCTTCCTGCCGCATGTAAGCGTCGCGTTTTCTCCGATAATCCGTCTGACGCAGCGTATAATCCATCACTTCCTGTAAAATGACATGCTGAACCTGATCATTCGTTGCGGTAAAAGAACCGTCCTTCAAGCAGTTAACTCGCCTGAGCTCATCTTCCGGCATACCGAGTTCCTCAGCCAATTCATCGATCAGCTGCTCCTGGGCAAAAATAAGCGAAGGAGAGCTGTACCCGCGCATCGCTCCGGAATGAATGTTATTGGTAAACACGCCGAACGTATCCGTTTTTACATGTTCCACTTCATATGGACCAACCGAATGAACGTTCGCGCGCCAGTTCATAAACTGCGTTTGATTATTGTAAGCCCCTGAATTGTCAATTTGCTGACCTTCGAAAGCTACGATTTTCCCGCTTTTCTTCGCCCCGATTTTATATCTTAGGATAAAAGGATGCCTTTTAGCGCTTTCAAGCAGCGAATCCTCACGGCTAAAAACCATTTTAACGGGTTTATTTGTCAGACGCGCCAAGTATGCAGCTCTCGCTGCGACCAAACCAACCACTTCTTCTTTACCCCCGAAAGACCCGCCCAGGACGTCCTGAACCAGACGCACCCTGTTCAGCGGTATTTGCAGAATATCCGCTACGTATCGCCTGGTAAAGAAAGGATTCTGCGCAGACGCATGCACCGTCATGCGCCCTTCGTTTGCCTGATAGT includes:
- a CDS encoding carbon monoxide dehydrogenase, with the translated sequence MPLLGDKKYQVLNRSLPRKDGVEKVTGRAVYAADVYLPDMIYAGVLRSPFPSASVKSIDSSRAERIPGVRAVVTFRDLPKCKSWSNYMYLTERVRYVGDCVAMVAGDTQEIVDLALQKISVDYEILPAVFTVEEALEVGAPLVHEEYQDNIFSESVFHIRKGNIEKGFAEADVILEREYRTQYVEHAYMEPEAAVAYYQANEGRMTVHASAQNPFFTRRYVADILQIPLNRVRLVQDVLGGSFGGKEEVVGLVAARAAYLARLTNKPVKMVFSREDSLLESAKRHPFILRYKIGAKKSGKIVAFEGQQIDNSGAYNNQTQFMNWRANVHSVGPYEVEHVKTDTFGVFTNNIHSGAMRGYSSPSLIFAQEQLIDELAEELGMPEDELRRVNCLKDGSFTATNDQVQHVILQEVMDYTLRQTDYRRKRDAYMRQEADAEYKKGIGMAITHRGCGLGGESPDAGGCFFIVNEDGSATINSGLAENGQGLKTAFVQIAAEASGLKFDSISFYGVDSHSIPDCGMTVASRGTIMGSQSVKRAGQEMKKLLIRHAYDMKLLSLRKVEEETGLPHCSLTYQDFTVDDIELQNSMFYFTRYPGVKFDIQEVTLPCLWAGRQLSVYNWFQPDDMTQDHETGQGKAFPTFAYGCIVAEVEVDMRTGYVEVQKVTSSHDVGTAINPALIQGQVFGGIVMGQGYGVMEEVTLDRGKVTSENLDTYLIPTAMDIPEMKVNIFECEDPNGAYGAKSVGEPATEGVAAAIANAVYNATGRRVRENPCDLETILLGRKLRKPIK